The following is a genomic window from Spiribacter sp. 1M189.
ATCCTCCAGCTCCTGGAAGTGCCGCCGGCGATGGACGCCGTACAGGGCGTGATGATGGAGCTCGACGACTGCGCCTTCCCGCTGCTGGCGGGGCTGCAGGCCAGTGACCAGGCCGAGGAGGCGTTCAAGGACGCCGACTACATCCTGCTGGTGGGCGCCAAGCCGCGTGGCCCCGGCATGGAGCGCAAGGACCTCCTTGAGGCCAACGCGGCCATTTTCTCGGTGCAGGGCAAGGCCATGAACGCCGTGGCAAGCCGCGATGTGCGCGTGCTGGCGGTGGGCAACCCGGCCAACACCAATGCCCTGATCGCCCAGCGCAATGCGCCGGACCTGGACCCGCGCTGTTTCACGGCCATGACGCGGCTTGATCACAACCGGGCCCTGGCGCAGCTCGCCAACCGCACCGGCACCCATGTCACCGATATCCAGAAGCTCACGGTCTGGGGCAATCACTCCGCCACCCAGTATCCGGACATCAGCCACGCCGTGGTCGACGGCAAGGCCGCCAGCGACCTGGTCGACCAGGCCTGGCTCGAGGAGAGCT
Proteins encoded in this region:
- a CDS encoding malate dehydrogenase, with protein sequence MKAPVRVAVTGAAGQIGYSLLFRIASGDMLGPDQPVILQLLEVPPAMDAVQGVMMELDDCAFPLLAGLQASDQAEEAFKDADYILLVGAKPRGPGMERKDLLEANAAIFSVQGKAMNAVASRDVRVLAVGNPANTNALIAQRNAPDLDPRCFTAMTRLDHNRALAQLANRTGTHVTDIQKLTVWGNHSATQYPDISHAVVDGKAASDLVDQAWLEESFIPTVQQRGAAIIKARGQSSAASAASAAIDHMRDWTLGTPEGDWVSMAIPSDGSYGIAEGIIYSFPVRCSGGRYEIVQDLSIDDFSRERMSATEQELVEERDAVQHLLP